One genomic segment of Catalinimonas alkaloidigena includes these proteins:
- a CDS encoding sodium:solute symporter — protein sequence MSPILVLSVIAGYFVVLLLISYFTSRGATTQTFFNANRSSPWYLVAFGMIGASLSGVTFISVPGEVGNSQFSYFQVVLGYVPGYAFIALVLMPLYYRLNLVSIYGYLERRFGFWSYKTGAFFFLLSRLIGSSARLFLVAGVLQIAIFDSFDVPFWITVFVTIVLIWLYTFRGGIKTIVWTDTLQTFFMLSSVAISIFLIGQELEMSLGDMIANVERRKISKIFFWDWDSANNFFKQFISGAFIAIVMTGLDQDMMQKNLTCKNLGEAQKNMKWFTVTIVFVTLMFLTLGALLFLYADTKGIAIPESTDDLYPMLAVNHFDTYAGIIFMLGIIAAAYSSADSALTALTTSFCVDFLGLGNERAETRNEKGKDIDKAVRMRVHVMFSVLLFLVILLFNAFNSESVIVAVFKIAGYTYGPLLGLYSYGLYTSKKAQDRLVPWVCLLAPVISFVLDTNSAILFNGFQFGFFILIVNGALTFIGLLLISKGQVEKERLQKA from the coding sequence ATGTCACCAATATTAGTTCTAAGCGTAATTGCCGGATATTTTGTTGTCCTTTTACTGATTTCTTATTTCACATCTCGTGGCGCTACTACCCAGACATTCTTCAATGCCAACCGTTCATCACCCTGGTACCTGGTAGCGTTTGGAATGATCGGTGCTTCCTTATCTGGAGTAACATTTATCTCAGTACCTGGTGAGGTAGGTAACTCTCAATTCTCGTATTTTCAGGTAGTGTTAGGCTATGTTCCGGGCTATGCTTTTATCGCATTAGTATTAATGCCCTTGTATTACCGGCTTAATTTAGTATCCATCTATGGGTACTTGGAGCGGCGTTTTGGATTCTGGTCGTATAAAACTGGTGCTTTTTTCTTTCTGCTCTCGCGACTCATAGGGTCTTCTGCACGCTTATTCCTGGTAGCAGGGGTACTACAAATAGCAATCTTTGATAGCTTTGATGTGCCTTTCTGGATAACAGTTTTTGTTACGATTGTACTCATCTGGTTGTATACTTTTCGGGGAGGTATCAAAACCATCGTATGGACAGATACACTGCAAACGTTCTTTATGCTATCTTCCGTAGCCATTAGCATTTTTCTTATAGGGCAGGAATTAGAAATGTCTCTTGGAGATATGATCGCTAATGTAGAACGTCGCAAAATTTCCAAGATCTTTTTCTGGGACTGGGATAGTGCCAATAACTTTTTTAAGCAGTTTATTTCCGGCGCTTTTATTGCCATTGTGATGACCGGTTTGGACCAGGATATGATGCAAAAAAATCTAACCTGCAAGAACCTGGGAGAAGCTCAGAAGAACATGAAATGGTTTACCGTGACAATAGTTTTTGTAACGCTGATGTTTTTGACATTAGGGGCATTACTTTTTTTATATGCTGATACTAAAGGGATCGCGATTCCTGAAAGTACGGATGACCTTTACCCTATGCTGGCTGTAAATCATTTTGATACTTATGCAGGTATTATTTTTATGTTGGGTATTATCGCTGCCGCTTACTCAAGTGCAGATTCAGCTCTGACAGCGCTCACTACTTCATTTTGTGTGGATTTTCTGGGATTAGGAAATGAACGTGCTGAGACAAGAAATGAGAAAGGTAAAGATATTGACAAAGCAGTACGTATGAGAGTACATGTAATGTTTTCAGTCCTCTTATTTTTAGTGATTCTGCTCTTTAATGCCTTCAACAGTGAGAGTGTGATTGTGGCTGTATTCAAAATAGCGGGTTATACATATGGCCCTCTTCTAGGACTATACTCTTATGGCCTCTATACGTCAAAGAAAGCTCAGGACCGCTTAGTCCCCTGGGTGTGTTTGCTGGCACCGGTCATCAGCTTTGTACTGGATACTAACTCAGCTATCTTGTTTAATGGTTTTCAGTTTGGCTTTTTCATACTGATCGTAAATGGAGCGCTTACTTTTATTGGCCTGTTACTGATCAGCAAGGGGCAAGTAGAAAAAGAGCGTTTACAAAAAGCTTAA
- a CDS encoding ArsR/SmtB family transcription factor: protein MRVKNFSLSFGLGVFKALSDEARVRILFLLYKQEEMCITDLEHILDFTQTKTSRHLRFLKNAGLVSSRKVDQFVYYRIKQQARDIIAQIFQYMNKDAVLLHDLETFHILYSNRELAIWKLHHQKKLYSS from the coding sequence ATGCGAGTAAAAAATTTCAGCTTATCCTTTGGACTTGGCGTATTCAAAGCACTTTCTGATGAGGCGCGGGTAAGAATACTGTTTCTTCTCTACAAACAGGAAGAAATGTGTATTACTGACCTGGAGCACATCCTGGACTTTACCCAGACTAAAACTTCACGTCATCTGCGCTTTCTCAAAAATGCAGGCCTGGTCAGTTCCCGTAAAGTAGACCAGTTTGTGTACTATCGCATCAAGCAGCAGGCGAGAGATATTATTGCCCAGATATTTCAGTATATGAATAAGGACGCTGTTTTACTTCATGATCTTGAGACTTTTCATATTCTTTATTCTAACCGAGAACTTGCAATATGGAAGCTACACCACCAAAAGAAGCTTTATTCCAGTTAA
- a CDS encoding carboxypeptidase-like regulatory domain-containing protein, protein MKYIGKIFGVAVLMSFLLTFAVNTAQAQGKSSVIQLSGLVLGEDSTSALAGANIYVPAAGRGTSTNQYGYFSLPVLAGDSVILSSIGYKKQYYLVPEDQKESLTIVVELQTDTTYLPGVVVFPFPTEEIFKEAVLALELPDQDQYDNMNENLNADLLARMFEAMPMDGSMNHRYFMNQQFDRLQYGSGPRPNPLLNPFAWAEFIKSLKRGDFKKK, encoded by the coding sequence TTGAAGTATATAGGTAAAATATTTGGCGTTGCGGTATTGATGAGTTTTCTTTTGACTTTTGCTGTTAACACAGCTCAGGCACAGGGAAAAAGTAGTGTTATTCAGCTTTCAGGTCTAGTTTTAGGAGAAGACAGTACTTCAGCACTGGCAGGCGCTAACATTTACGTGCCCGCTGCTGGTCGGGGTACTTCTACCAATCAGTACGGATATTTTTCCTTGCCGGTACTGGCTGGTGATAGTGTAATTCTTAGTTCTATTGGTTATAAGAAGCAGTACTATCTTGTTCCAGAAGATCAAAAAGAGAGTCTCACTATCGTGGTTGAACTTCAGACAGATACCACTTACTTACCGGGAGTAGTCGTTTTCCCTTTCCCTACCGAAGAAATTTTTAAAGAGGCCGTGTTGGCTCTGGAGTTACCTGATCAGGATCAGTATGATAATATGAATGAGAACCTTAATGCTGATCTACTAGCCCGCATGTTTGAGGCCATGCCCATGGATGGCAGTATGAACCATCGCTATTTTATGAATCAGCAGTTTGATCGTTTACAGTATGGTTCCGGACCTCGCCCCAATCCCCTGCTTAACCCTTTTGCCTGGGCAGAGTTTATCAAATCCTTGAAGCGGGGAGACTTCAAGAAAAAATAA
- a CDS encoding complex I subunit 4 family protein: protein MDSYLLSLLIFIPLAVALILLLLPARYVQVFKWMTLLATLLQLGVAIFVYINFEKRPEQIAQDSEETTSQLIQAQLSEKVEWIQIDMGSLGTLSIDYNLGVDGLSISMVLLSVLVLTIGAISSWKIHSNVKGYFLLYLLLSSSVVGCFVALDFFLFYLFFEFMLLPMYFLIGMWGGPRREYAAIKFFLYTLLGSIFILIAIIGLYVSVIDPLETAVSLGLASNVDAVTPQLIEQVQNMLAEGQIASQYMVRTFSMIAMTDAGNFIPGTILSLLSQSTLLGVSVRLWAFLALLIGFAIKLPAVPLHTWLPDAHVEAPTPISVVLAGILLKIGAYGILRTAYSIFPEGAVYYAWWIGLFGLIAIIYGGMNALAQKDVKKLIAYSSVSHMGFVLLGLASITVEGISGSIYQMFSHGLISSMLFLIAGVLYDRTHDRMIAHYGGLTARMPYFTGLVVIAFFASLGLPGFSGFVAEVLVFLGAFNSATLNELLPRWMPILATFGLILGAAYYLWTLQRMFFGTYYVRDSSWTPKLKDLNAREYIMLVPLALAIIAFGIFPQILIDMIDVTVSKFVYYVNTTGQENLQLILR, encoded by the coding sequence ATGGATTCATACCTACTTTCCCTTTTAATTTTCATACCGCTGGCAGTTGCATTGATCCTGTTACTGCTTCCTGCACGATATGTACAGGTCTTTAAGTGGATGACTCTACTGGCTACCCTGCTACAATTAGGAGTAGCCATTTTTGTATACATCAACTTTGAAAAGAGACCTGAGCAGATAGCTCAGGATAGTGAAGAGACTACCTCACAGTTGATACAGGCTCAACTGTCTGAAAAAGTAGAATGGATACAGATAGACATGGGAAGCCTGGGTACACTCTCTATAGATTACAATCTGGGGGTAGATGGCCTTAGCATCAGCATGGTATTATTGTCAGTGCTGGTATTGACAATAGGAGCCATTTCTTCCTGGAAGATCCATAGTAATGTTAAAGGGTATTTCTTGCTTTACCTTCTGCTAAGTTCCTCAGTCGTGGGTTGCTTTGTGGCATTAGACTTTTTCCTTTTCTACCTGTTCTTTGAGTTTATGCTCCTCCCAATGTACTTCCTGATAGGGATGTGGGGAGGTCCGAGAAGAGAATACGCAGCGATCAAGTTCTTTTTGTATACACTATTAGGATCCATATTTATATTGATAGCTATCATAGGGCTGTATGTGAGTGTAATTGACCCGCTTGAAACCGCAGTTTCTCTGGGGCTTGCATCTAATGTTGACGCTGTAACACCACAGCTCATTGAGCAGGTACAAAATATGCTGGCCGAAGGGCAGATTGCCTCACAATATATGGTACGTACCTTCAGCATGATTGCGATGACTGACGCTGGCAATTTCATTCCTGGTACGATACTGAGCCTACTAAGCCAGTCTACTCTCTTAGGGGTTTCTGTCAGGCTTTGGGCATTTCTGGCCCTATTGATTGGTTTTGCCATAAAATTACCGGCAGTGCCGCTACATACGTGGCTGCCGGATGCCCACGTGGAAGCGCCCACCCCTATCTCGGTAGTTTTAGCGGGGATCTTGTTGAAAATAGGAGCCTATGGTATACTCCGCACAGCTTACAGTATTTTTCCAGAGGGGGCAGTATACTATGCCTGGTGGATAGGTTTGTTTGGCCTGATTGCTATTATATATGGTGGCATGAATGCTTTAGCTCAGAAAGATGTAAAAAAGCTGATTGCTTATTCTTCGGTATCTCATATGGGCTTTGTCCTCCTGGGCCTGGCTTCTATTACGGTGGAAGGTATCAGTGGAAGCATCTATCAAATGTTTAGCCATGGCCTTATCTCTTCCATGCTCTTTCTTATTGCCGGAGTACTCTATGACCGTACCCATGATCGTATGATTGCTCACTATGGAGGTTTGACAGCCCGTATGCCTTATTTTACCGGTTTGGTAGTAATCGCTTTCTTCGCTTCTTTAGGCTTGCCTGGCTTCTCTGGTTTTGTAGCGGAAGTATTGGTTTTTCTGGGTGCGTTCAACTCAGCAACACTCAATGAACTGCTTCCTCGCTGGATGCCTATCTTAGCCACCTTCGGGCTAATACTGGGTGCAGCTTACTACTTATGGACGCTCCAGCGTATGTTTTTTGGAACCTACTATGTTCGGGACAGCAGTTGGACCCCTAAACTTAAAGATTTGAATGCCAGGGAATATATCATGCTGGTGCCTTTGGCATTAGCCATTATAGCTTTTGGTATTTTTCCTCAAATCTTAATAGATATGATTGATGTTACCGTGAGTAAGTTCGTGTACTACGTGAACACCACAGGTCAGGAAAATTTACAGCTCATACTCAGATAA
- a CDS encoding NADH-quinone oxidoreductase subunit N: protein MQQTIDTGLLGQKLSEITASLSYLMPEAVLTAFLLLLLLVDLIAGRRGAYWLISLSLIGFGVHLFMLFKQWELLAVLQEPPLLLGMLRLDGIGVFFKALFSLSGIFTVLLNMHYRSGSEKVESESLKQVGEFYVILYGLLLGATLMVMSANLLMLYLAIEIVSIASYILTNFNFDKRSAEAGIKYLLFGGIASGLLLYGISLLYGFSGSLLWNEPGFINSLGQIPSLALTPALLLIAAGLLFKVSAVPFHIWAPDVYEGAPTPVVAMFSVVPKIAGIAVLIHFSGFFDALQTQIVAIDWQWVVGIIAIVTIVLGNFAALSQTNAKRMMAYSSIAHSGFLLVGIVAYSEFGTHSIMFYGAVYLLMNFAAFLLIKMVSRETGYEYIKDYKGLGMEFPVIGVLFLIVMISLTGLPPTAGFTAKLFIFSSLWQTYQASDSTIMVLLLLVGLLNTVVSLFYYLKIPYYMFFREKEEDNEERQQMLKPKGQLNPFRAVNTSDMFLAFLLVIPLLVLFFKANWLMELINFIHF, encoded by the coding sequence GTGCAGCAAACGATAGATACCGGACTACTAGGGCAGAAGCTTAGCGAGATAACAGCGAGCCTGAGCTATCTGATGCCTGAGGCGGTGCTCACTGCTTTCCTGCTATTGCTGTTGTTGGTAGATCTTATTGCTGGCCGTAGGGGGGCTTACTGGCTGATCAGCTTGTCTCTGATAGGCTTTGGTGTGCATCTGTTTATGCTCTTCAAACAATGGGAGTTGCTGGCTGTACTGCAGGAACCTCCCCTGTTATTGGGTATGCTAAGGCTGGATGGGATAGGAGTTTTTTTTAAAGCTTTATTCTCTCTTTCAGGAATTTTTACGGTATTGCTGAATATGCATTACCGCAGCGGCTCAGAAAAAGTAGAGAGCGAATCTTTAAAGCAGGTAGGAGAGTTTTATGTAATACTATATGGACTTTTACTCGGAGCTACTCTTATGGTGATGTCAGCCAACCTACTGATGCTCTATCTCGCCATTGAAATCGTCTCCATTGCTTCCTACATCCTCACAAACTTTAATTTTGATAAGAGAAGCGCTGAAGCAGGTATAAAATACCTTCTTTTTGGAGGAATAGCGTCAGGATTGTTACTCTATGGCATCTCCTTATTATATGGTTTTAGTGGCTCATTACTGTGGAATGAGCCCGGTTTTATTAACAGCCTTGGTCAAATACCCTCTCTGGCCCTGACCCCTGCCTTACTATTGATCGCTGCCGGATTATTATTTAAAGTTTCCGCGGTTCCCTTTCATATCTGGGCTCCTGATGTATATGAAGGAGCGCCTACTCCTGTTGTCGCAATGTTCTCAGTGGTACCCAAAATAGCAGGGATTGCTGTGCTCATACACTTTTCCGGCTTCTTTGATGCTCTGCAGACACAAATAGTGGCAATAGATTGGCAATGGGTGGTCGGAATTATTGCAATTGTTACTATAGTCTTAGGCAACTTTGCTGCCCTGTCTCAGACAAATGCCAAACGTATGATGGCTTATTCTTCCATCGCCCATTCGGGTTTTCTGCTGGTAGGTATAGTGGCATATTCTGAGTTTGGGACCCACAGCATCATGTTTTACGGAGCGGTATATCTGCTTATGAATTTTGCCGCCTTTTTATTGATCAAGATGGTTAGCCGGGAGACTGGCTATGAGTATATTAAAGATTACAAAGGCTTAGGAATGGAGTTCCCGGTCATCGGTGTGCTATTTCTTATTGTGATGATTTCGCTTACTGGGCTTCCGCCTACTGCCGGCTTTACGGCAAAACTCTTTATTTTTTCTTCTTTGTGGCAAACTTATCAGGCATCAGATAGCACTATTATGGTACTGCTGTTGTTAGTAGGGTTGCTTAATACTGTAGTTTCATTATTCTATTATTTAAAAATTCCTTATTACATGTTTTTTCGTGAGAAAGAAGAAGATAATGAGGAAAGACAGCAGATGCTAAAACCAAAAGGGCAATTAAACCCATTCAGAGCAGTAAATACCAGTGATATGTTCCTGGCTTTCTTGTTGGTTATTCCCTTATTGGTACTGTTCTTCAAAGCAAACTGGCTGATGGAACTGATAAATTTTATTCACTTTTGA
- a CDS encoding amidophosphoribosyltransferase, translating into MTDIIKHECGIAMIRLRKPLQYYIDKYGTPLYGVNKLYLLMEKQHNRGQDGVGVANIKIDVPPGSRYISRYRSIAERPISEVFKKINKKFRKAKKQYGSEKLKDAAWLQKNVAFTGELWLGHLRYGTHGKNSIEYCHPMLRQNNWRSRNLVVAGNFNMTNVDELFDILVKLGQHPKEKADTVTVMEKIGHFLDQENQELFDQYKFSHTNQQVTEIIEDTLNLQRVLQRSCKDFDGGYAMAGLIGSGSSFVARDPAGIRPAYYYADDEVVVVASEKPAIKTAFNVPYDSIKEIEPAHALIIDKKGNYSEQQFIEKLEKRSCSFERIYFSRGSDPNIYHERKKLGQLLIPQILKGIDYDLQNTVFSYIPNSAETSFLGILQGLEDHLSNERIMAIQEAQKKGDNIDESYITRLLSFRPRVEKLVVKDAKLRTFITDDDHRDELVAHVYDTTYEVIKKGVDNIVVVDDSIVRGTTLEKSILRMLDRLEPKKIIIASSAPQIRFPDCYGIDMSKMNDFVAFRAVLALLKEAHMENLIDDVYEQCVAEGTKHGAPNFVKELYVPFSYEQVSEMIGKIVRPDDLKAELEIVYQTVENLHKACPEHKGDWYFTGDYPTHGGNKVVNKAFVNFMEGKAVRAY; encoded by the coding sequence ATGACCGATATCATCAAACATGAATGTGGCATCGCAATGATCCGTCTGCGGAAGCCTCTGCAGTATTATATTGACAAATATGGTACTCCCCTCTACGGCGTCAACAAGCTTTATTTGTTGATGGAAAAGCAGCACAACCGGGGACAGGATGGTGTGGGAGTAGCCAATATAAAAATTGACGTGCCTCCCGGCTCCAGGTACATCAGTCGATATCGTTCCATAGCAGAACGGCCTATTTCGGAAGTTTTTAAGAAGATCAACAAAAAGTTCAGAAAAGCCAAGAAACAGTACGGAAGCGAAAAACTTAAAGATGCTGCCTGGCTACAAAAGAACGTCGCTTTTACCGGCGAGCTTTGGTTGGGCCATCTTCGCTACGGCACGCATGGCAAAAACTCCATAGAATACTGTCACCCCATGCTACGGCAAAACAACTGGCGTAGCCGTAACCTGGTAGTAGCCGGCAACTTTAACATGACTAATGTGGATGAGCTTTTCGATATCCTGGTGAAGCTAGGGCAGCATCCCAAAGAGAAAGCAGATACTGTTACAGTGATGGAGAAGATCGGTCACTTTCTGGATCAGGAAAACCAGGAGCTTTTTGATCAGTATAAATTCAGCCATACCAATCAGCAGGTTACTGAGATTATAGAAGATACATTGAATTTGCAAAGGGTACTACAACGTTCCTGCAAAGACTTTGACGGGGGCTACGCTATGGCTGGCCTCATTGGTAGCGGATCCTCTTTTGTAGCCCGTGACCCCGCAGGAATCCGTCCTGCTTACTACTATGCCGACGATGAAGTAGTGGTGGTTGCTTCCGAGAAACCTGCGATCAAAACAGCATTCAATGTACCTTATGATAGCATCAAAGAAATTGAGCCTGCACATGCACTGATCATTGATAAAAAAGGCAATTACAGCGAGCAGCAGTTTATTGAAAAGCTGGAAAAACGTTCATGCAGCTTTGAGCGTATTTACTTCTCCCGGGGTTCCGACCCTAATATTTATCATGAGCGCAAAAAACTGGGCCAGCTTCTGATTCCACAGATTCTGAAAGGTATTGATTATGACTTGCAGAACACAGTGTTTTCCTATATTCCTAACAGTGCTGAAACTTCATTCTTAGGGATTCTACAGGGCTTGGAAGATCATTTGAGCAATGAGCGCATTATGGCGATACAGGAAGCTCAGAAAAAAGGGGACAATATTGATGAGTCTTATATCACCCGTTTACTTTCTTTTCGCCCAAGAGTGGAAAAGCTGGTTGTAAAAGATGCCAAACTGCGCACTTTTATCACAGACGATGACCATCGTGATGAGTTGGTGGCACACGTTTATGATACTACTTATGAAGTAATCAAAAAAGGAGTAGACAATATTGTGGTAGTAGATGATTCTATTGTCCGCGGAACTACTCTGGAAAAAAGTATATTACGGATGCTGGACAGGCTGGAGCCTAAGAAAATCATCATCGCTTCTTCTGCTCCTCAGATTCGTTTCCCTGACTGTTATGGCATTGATATGTCTAAGATGAATGATTTTGTAGCTTTCAGAGCCGTACTTGCCTTACTTAAAGAAGCACACATGGAAAACCTGATTGACGATGTATATGAGCAGTGTGTGGCTGAAGGTACTAAACATGGAGCACCTAACTTTGTCAAAGAGCTTTATGTGCCATTCAGCTACGAACAGGTTTCGGAGATGATCGGCAAAATTGTACGTCCTGATGACCTCAAGGCTGAGTTGGAAATTGTGTATCAAACCGTAGAGAATCTACATAAGGCCTGTCCTGAACATAAAGGTGACTGGTATTTCACTGGTGATTATCCCACCCATGGCGGGAACAAAGTGGTGAATAAAGCTTTTGTCAACTTTATGGAAGGTAAAGCAGTGCGTGCCTATTAA
- a CDS encoding VOC family protein produces the protein MIKIEHIALWTKDLERSRDFYIKYFGAKSNDKYFNPKKGLETYFLEFDAGARLEIMKRPEVQEAEHQTFLIGFTHLAFSLGSKAKVDELTARLVKDGYKKMDGPRTTGDGYYESQMLDPDGNPIELTV, from the coding sequence ATGATCAAGATTGAACACATTGCTCTCTGGACAAAAGACCTGGAGCGCTCCAGAGATTTTTATATCAAATACTTTGGGGCAAAAAGTAATGATAAATATTTTAACCCTAAAAAAGGATTAGAGACCTATTTCCTGGAGTTTGATGCCGGAGCCAGACTGGAAATTATGAAGAGGCCGGAAGTGCAGGAGGCAGAACATCAAACTTTTCTTATTGGCTTTACTCACTTGGCGTTTTCGTTGGGGAGTAAAGCAAAAGTTGACGAGCTTACTGCAAGGCTGGTAAAAGATGGATACAAGAAAATGGATGGCCCACGTACTACCGGCGATGGGTATTACGAAAGCCAGATGCTGGACCCGGACGGCAATCCGATAGAGCTCACAGTTTAG
- a CDS encoding YfiT family bacillithiol transferase, with product MSIDLNTLRYPIGSFVKPSSISSSHREEWIKAIAQFPDKLAFETSALTDNELSWPYRPEGWTIQQVVHHCADSHMNCLMRFKLALTEDQPSIRPYEEALWAKLTDTTESPIAWSLQLLDGLHKKWVFLLERMSDEDFERPFVHPEHGKVFTLNEALGMYAWHSNHHLAHVRQAKKYKGEF from the coding sequence ATGAGCATTGACCTCAATACCCTTCGTTACCCTATAGGATCATTCGTGAAACCCAGTAGTATTTCCTCTTCGCATAGAGAAGAGTGGATAAAAGCAATCGCTCAATTTCCTGATAAACTTGCCTTTGAAACTTCTGCACTTACTGATAATGAACTCTCCTGGCCTTACCGGCCCGAGGGCTGGACTATCCAGCAAGTCGTACATCACTGTGCCGATAGCCATATGAACTGCCTCATGCGCTTCAAACTGGCTTTGACAGAAGATCAGCCTAGCATTCGTCCCTATGAAGAAGCGCTATGGGCCAAACTCACAGACACCACCGAGAGCCCTATCGCATGGTCTCTCCAGTTACTTGATGGATTGCACAAGAAGTGGGTGTTTTTATTGGAGCGCATGAGTGATGAAGACTTTGAACGTCCATTTGTACACCCAGAGCATGGCAAAGTGTTCACTTTAAATGAAGCCCTGGGAATGTACGCCTGGCATTCCAATCACCATCTCGCTCACGTACGACAAGCAAAAAAGTATAAAGGTGAATTTTAA
- a CDS encoding PAS domain-containing protein produces MISFIINLRILKACYTYGKKKHAEKTILPGQGIIGQAFLERQHVYLTDIPQNYVNITSGLGEATPTALLVIPLMVNDTVQGILELASFQKIAAFEIDFLEKLGEIIAAHINSQRVVEQTQQLLQQTQEHSEEMRQNMEELAATQEHSQRQVEENKKLYEKLHVRERVFGLTTILSEADLYGTITFANEKLCEVSKYSREELIGQSHNIFRHPEMPKALFKIFWQTIKQGKVFKGVIKNRTKDGTHNWVDATNVPIKNEKGEVCNYMGARYHITDDLMAEHLYANQLKTFGIESAADV; encoded by the coding sequence ATTATTTCCTTTATAATCAACCTTAGGATACTGAAGGCATGTTATACCTATGGCAAGAAAAAACATGCCGAAAAAACAATCCTTCCCGGTCAGGGCATTATAGGTCAGGCTTTTCTGGAAAGGCAGCATGTGTATCTTACCGATATCCCTCAAAACTATGTCAATATTACTTCTGGTCTAGGGGAAGCAACTCCCACGGCGCTTCTCGTGATTCCTTTAATGGTAAATGATACCGTTCAGGGTATACTCGAATTGGCTTCCTTCCAAAAAATAGCTGCTTTTGAAATTGACTTTCTGGAAAAACTGGGTGAAATCATCGCGGCACATATCAACAGCCAAAGGGTGGTAGAGCAAACCCAGCAATTACTCCAGCAGACGCAGGAACATTCAGAAGAAATGCGGCAAAATATGGAAGAACTTGCTGCTACGCAGGAGCATTCACAACGGCAGGTGGAAGAGAATAAGAAACTGTATGAAAAACTGCATGTCAGAGAGCGTGTCTTTGGCTTAACCACAATTTTATCAGAGGCTGATCTTTACGGCACCATTACTTTTGCCAATGAGAAGCTATGTGAAGTCTCTAAATATTCCCGTGAGGAATTGATCGGACAAAGCCACAATATTTTTCGCCATCCTGAGATGCCCAAAGCCTTATTTAAAATATTCTGGCAGACTATTAAACAGGGCAAAGTATTTAAAGGAGTCATTAAAAACAGGACAAAAGATGGAACCCACAACTGGGTAGATGCTACTAATGTGCCCATTAAAAACGAAAAGGGAGAGGTCTGTAATTACATGGGTGCCCGTTATCATATCACCGATGATTTAATGGCAGAGCATCTTTATGCTAATCAACTCAAAACTTTTGGAATTGAATCAGCCGCAGATGTTTAA
- a CDS encoding 5' nucleotidase, NT5C type, whose amino-acid sequence MHGKFLEQAIKAEHSQVVREYLFEADFFKDLEVMPESEEVIRAMHKRYEIFIVSAAMEFPDSLWHKYNWLQEYPFLRWKNFAVLW is encoded by the coding sequence TTGCACGGGAAATTTTTAGAGCAGGCCATCAAAGCAGAGCATTCGCAGGTAGTACGAGAATATTTATTTGAGGCAGATTTTTTTAAAGATTTGGAAGTAATGCCCGAAAGTGAGGAAGTGATCAGGGCGATGCATAAGCGCTATGAGATCTTTATTGTCTCTGCCGCTATGGAATTTCCGGATTCATTATGGCATAAATACAACTGGTTGCAGGAGTACCCCTTCTTACGCTGGAAAAACTTTGCTGTTTTGTGGTGA
- a CDS encoding 5' nucleotidase, NT5C type — protein sequence MLFCGDKSIIQADYLIDDHPKNLLTFSSEPIIFTSPHNVDETRFLRANNWKEVGDIFL from the coding sequence TTGCTGTTTTGTGGTGATAAAAGCATCATTCAGGCCGATTACCTGATTGATGACCATCCTAAAAATCTGCTTACATTTTCTAGTGAGCCTATTATTTTTACTTCACCTCATAATGTAGATGAAACCCGTTTTCTCAGGGCTAATAACTGGAAAGAAGTAGGAGATATATTTCTCTGA
- a CDS encoding DUF4112 domain-containing protein, with protein sequence MRQTRGSYTGTHTREAPDLSWVDSLTNLMDSRFKLPGTNFRFGLDPILGLIPGIGDATSLLISGSLIFYMYRHGASRKAMILMVGNVLLDAIIGSIPILGNIFDFAYKANERNIRIMKRHYQEGKYQGKGTGVLIMIGLVLLGIIGLILWGTWELVSWLFAGLQTGF encoded by the coding sequence ATGCGACAAACAAGAGGCAGTTATACAGGCACCCATACGCGTGAAGCACCAGATTTGAGCTGGGTGGATAGCCTTACTAATCTGATGGATAGCCGTTTCAAGTTGCCAGGAACTAATTTTCGTTTCGGCTTAGACCCTATTTTAGGACTGATCCCCGGAATAGGAGACGCTACCAGCTTACTGATTTCCGGAAGTTTAATCTTTTACATGTACCGGCATGGGGCCAGCCGCAAAGCAATGATCCTGATGGTTGGCAATGTATTGTTAGACGCAATCATAGGGAGTATTCCTATCCTGGGAAATATCTTTGACTTTGCTTATAAAGCTAATGAACGCAACATACGCATCATGAAGCGGCACTATCAGGAGGGGAAGTATCAGGGAAAAGGAACAGGAGTGTTGATTATGATAGGCCTGGTCCTTCTGGGCATTATCGGGTTGATTCTCTGGGGGACCTGGGAGCTGGTTTCATGGTTATTCGCGGGACTTCAGACAGGCTTCTAA